The DNA region CTTCCGCACCGATGAGCTCGCCGCACGCTTTCCCGAGATCGACTGGCGCATCACCCCGGGCAACTCGTCGCCTCTGACCGATGGGGCCTCGGCGGCGCTCATCATGAGCAGCGCCAGGGCCGACGAGCTGGGTCTCACGCCACGCGCCAGATTCCACGCCTTCGCCGTCACCGGGAGTGATCCGCTGCTGATGCTCACCGGCGTCGTTCCCGCCACCCGCAAAGTGCTCGACCGTTCCGGCCTGAGCATCGACGACATCGCCGTCTCCGAGGTCAACGAGGCCTTCGCGCCCGTGCCGCTGCTCTGGCTCCGGGAGCTCGAGGCCGATCCGGCGACGCTCAACCCGCAGGGCGGAGCCATCGCCCTCGGCCACGCGCTCGGGTCGTCCGGCACGCGGCTGCTTGCGACTCTCCTGAACTCCCTCGAGCGGAGCAGGGGGCGCTATGGACTGCAGACGATGTGCGAGGGCGGCGGAATGGCGAACGCGACCATCATCGAGCGTCTCGGCTGAGGCCGAGCCCACCAGAACCATCAGCGCGACCAGAACCATCAGCGCGACCACAACCATCAGAAGGAGAACAACGGATGCGGATCGACAGACTGTCGGCACTGGTGACGGGCGGGGCCTCCGGCCTCGGCAGGGCGACGGCGACAGCCCTCCACGCGGCGGGGGCGAGCGTCGTGCTGGTCGACCTGCCGTCGTCGGCGGGCGCCGCGATCGCCGCGGAGCTGGGCGAACGGGCGCGCTTCGTCGCAGCCGACGTGACGAACGAGGTCGAGGTGCAGGCCGCCATCGACGCGGCGCAGGAGATGGCGCCGCTTCGCGTCGTCGTCAACTGCGCGGGAATCGCCACGGCCGGACGCACAGTCGGACGAGAGGGACCACTCGACCTCGGCGCCTTCGAACGCACCGTCATGGTGAACCTCGTCGGTACGTTCAACGTCGCTCGTCTGGGCGCAGCGGCCATGGCCGCGAACGATCCCGTTGAGGCATCCGCCCTTGCCGGCGTGCCCGAGACGGCGGAGCGCGGAGTCATCATCAACACGGCATCCGTCGCCGCATTCGACGGGCAGATCGGTCAGGCCGCCTACTCGGCGTCGAAGGGGGGAGTGGCCGCGATGACGCTGCCGCTGGCCCGCGACCTCTCGAAGCTGCTCATCCGCGTGATGACCATCGCGCCGGGCATCTTCGAGACTCCGATGATGGCCGGGATGC from Leifsonia sp. Root1293 includes:
- a CDS encoding SDR family NAD(P)-dependent oxidoreductase, whose amino-acid sequence is MRIDRLSALVTGGASGLGRATATALHAAGASVVLVDLPSSAGAAIAAELGERARFVAADVTNEVEVQAAIDAAQEMAPLRVVVNCAGIATAGRTVGREGPLDLGAFERTVMVNLVGTFNVARLGAAAMAANDPVEASALAGVPETAERGVIINTASVAAFDGQIGQAAYSASKGGVAAMTLPLARDLSKLLIRVMTIAPGIFETPMMAGMPDEVRASLEAQIPHPSRMGTPAEYAALARHIVENPMLNGETIRLDGAIRMQPK